A stretch of Chionomys nivalis chromosome 2, mChiNiv1.1, whole genome shotgun sequence DNA encodes these proteins:
- the LOC130867810 gene encoding vomeronasal type-1 receptor 4-like, whose product MLNDRMDSRNLAVGIVLLLQSALGILGNISFLFYYLLIYYHEHKLKTVDLILAHVFTANSLTILSNGVLQIFKIFWWKHFFDGVSCELILYVLRLSRSMSISITCILSIFQAITISPIDSYWKGIKFKAPKYVCCSIYVLWILNIVVNMVFPMCASTKRQSKNKTQKRDFEFCSHLSRDIIVDSLFIAFWVFPEVLFSILIVCSSISMIVILYGHKKRVQHILSIRTSSRISPESKARQTILGLVCTFIAFYTLSSILQGYIALSHSLNWWLLNITVIISLSFPTLSPYIISHDSIISTFCFFLD is encoded by the coding sequence atgctgAATGATAGGATGGACTCAAGGAACTTGGCAGTAGGTATAGTGCTTTTACTTCAGAGTGCACTTGGAATTCTAGGAAacatatcttttcttttctactaCTTACTCATTTACTATCATGAACACAAGTTAAAGACTGTAGACTTAATTCTTGCACATGTGTTCACAGCCAACTCCTTGACCATTCTCTCTAATGGAGTGctccaaatatttaaaattttttggtgGAAACATTTCTTCGATGGCGTTTCATGTGAACTTATTTTATATGTTCTCAGACTGAGCAGGAGCATGTCCATCAGTATCACCTGCATCTTGAGTATCTTCCAGGCCATTACTATCAGTCCTATTGACTCCTATTGGAAAGGTATTAAATTCAAAGCACCAAAATATGTTTGTTGTTCCATTTATGTCCTCTGGATCCTGAACATAGTAGTAAATATGGTTTTCCCCATGTGTGCATCTaccaaaagacaaagcaaaaataagaCACAAAAGAGAGATTTTGAATTCTGTTCCCATCTTAGTCGTGACATAATAGTAGATTCACTGTTCATAGCATTTTGGGTGTTCCctgaagttttattttctatactCATTGTATGTTCCAGCATCTCCATGATTGTCATACTTTACGGACACAAGAAGAGGGTTCAACATATACTCAGTATTCGCACCTCCTCGAGAATCTCTCCTGAATCCAAAGCCAGACAGACCATTTTGGGCTTGGTTTGCACCTTTATAGCTTTTTATACCCTCTCCTCCATTTTGCAAGGCTACATTGCTCTTTCTCATAGTTTAAATTGGTGGTTATTAAATATCACAGTCatcatttctctgtcttttcctacttTAAGCCCCTATATAATAAGTCATGATTCTATTATTTCCACATTTTGCTTTTTTctagattaa